From the Pseudomonadota bacterium genome, one window contains:
- a CDS encoding BCCT family transporter, with protein sequence MSDGTGAPPQAPMDEDVHLPPEGLVAKSGFFAGSNAVMAVASMVMIIAFVVFTIWDVDYSGAIFAEAKDFIIGTLDWFYVLVVTLTLLFIIYLLMSRFGSVKLGKDDDEPDFSTFSWICMLFSAGLGSGLIYWGVAEPMYHVQGNPFLTREGIEPGTVEAAGVAIRITNFHWGLHGWALYVLVGLSLAYFSYRKGLPLSLRAALYPVLKHRVYGPWGHVVDLIGVFGTIFGLATSLGLGVAPIA encoded by the coding sequence CGCCGGAAGGCCTGGTCGCGAAGTCCGGTTTCTTTGCCGGATCGAACGCCGTCATGGCGGTCGCATCGATGGTGATGATCATCGCGTTTGTGGTCTTCACGATCTGGGATGTCGACTATTCCGGCGCAATCTTTGCCGAAGCCAAGGACTTCATTATCGGCACGCTCGACTGGTTCTATGTGTTGGTCGTGACGCTGACCCTTCTGTTCATTATCTACTTGCTTATGAGCCGGTTCGGTTCGGTGAAACTGGGCAAAGATGACGATGAACCGGACTTTTCCACGTTCTCGTGGATCTGCATGCTGTTCAGCGCGGGGCTGGGTTCGGGCCTGATCTACTGGGGCGTCGCTGAGCCGATGTACCACGTTCAGGGCAACCCGTTTCTGACCCGCGAAGGCATTGAGCCAGGCACCGTGGAGGCGGCCGGCGTTGCCATTCGCATCACCAACTTCCACTGGGGTCTGCACGGCTGGGCGCTCTATGTCCTCGTCGGCTTGTCTCTGGCCTATTTCTCGTATCGCAAGGGCTTGCCCCTTTCGCTGCGCGCGGCCCTTTACCCGGTTCTGAAGCACCGGGTCTATGGTCCGTGGGGCCATGTCGTCGACCTGATCGGCGTGTTCGGCACGATCTTCGGCCTGGCGACATCGCTCGGTCTGGGTGTCGCGCCGATTGCCG